One stretch of Heterodontus francisci isolate sHetFra1 chromosome 22, sHetFra1.hap1, whole genome shotgun sequence DNA includes these proteins:
- the LOC137381562 gene encoding putative nuclease HARBI1, which translates to MGFGGHSMPVAIKITVALKFGSFQGSTGDMCGASQAAAHHCVKEVTNALFKRADNNVHSEIDPDSQAERALGFRVITGFPQVQGVINCTHMAIKAPMNQSASFINRKGFHSINVKSVCDHQKGFRQVCAHFSGSSHVAYIFRLSQVPQLFRSPHSPSGMDSRGQWLPIEYMPTGACGEILQCSRGEIQHLSQLHQATIEQAIGLSKMRFHCLDRSGGALHYAPVRVSRIFVQSTADHNPALQRG; encoded by the coding sequence atgggatttggtggccACTCTATGCCCGTGGCCatcaagatcactgtggcacttaagttcggatcattccaaggatccactggggacatgtgtggtgcctcccaggcagcagctcaccactgcgtcaaggaggtgaccaatgccctgttcaagagggccgacaACAATGTGCACTCTGAgattgaccctgacagtcaggctgagagggctctTGGATTCAGGGTCATCACTGGATTCCCGCAGGTACAAGGAGTGATAAACTGCactcatatggccatcaaggcaccaatgAACCAGTCAGcctccttcatcaacaggaagggcttccattccatcaatgttaagTCGGTCTGTGACCACCAGAAGGGTTTccggcaggtgtgtgcccacttctcgGGAAGCAGCCACGTTGCCTACATATTTCGactgtcccaggtgccacagcttttcaggtccccccactcaccttcagggatggattctcggggacaatggCTACCCATTGAATACATGCCTACTGGTGCCTGTGGGGAAATCTTGCAAtgtagcagaggagagatacaacacttgtCACAGCTCCACCAAGcgaccattgaacaggccattgggctgtcaaagatgagattccattgtctggatcgatctggtggagccctgcattatgccccagtgagggtctctcgtatctttgtgcaaagcacagcagatcacAATCCAGCACTGCAGAGGGGGTGA